A genomic stretch from Chitinophaga lutea includes:
- a CDS encoding DUF4286 family protein: MIIYNVTVKVSVAIKDSWLEWMKQEHIPAILETGLFHDYRICRLLEQDDSDGPTYVIQFLTDTLENYYTYLQEHSPRFRQQSFDTFGDQFVAFRTVMQVV; the protein is encoded by the coding sequence ATGATCATATACAATGTTACCGTGAAAGTGTCCGTCGCCATCAAAGACAGCTGGCTGGAATGGATGAAGCAGGAACACATCCCCGCCATCCTGGAAACGGGCCTTTTCCACGACTACCGCATCTGCCGCCTCCTTGAACAGGACGACTCGGACGGGCCCACCTACGTGATCCAGTTCCTGACCGATACACTAGAGAACTATTACACCTATCTGCAGGAGCATTCGCCCCGTTTCAGACAACAAAGTTTCGATACGTTCGGCGACCAGTTCGTCGCCTTCAGAACCGTTATGCAAGTGGTATAA
- the rpsB gene encoding 30S ribosomal protein S2: MENNTSLQQQLLEAGVHFGHLKKKWNPKMLPYIFAEKKGIHIIDLNKTVEGLQETAAALKSIAKSGKKIMFVATKKQAKEIVADAAKRVNMPYVTERWLGGMLTNFATIRKSVKKMQSIEKMLADGTFDNITKKERLTLSRDKDKMEKVLGGISQLARVPAALFIVDISHEHIALAEAKRLGVSTFGMVDTNSDPTKVDFAIPANDDATKSIAIIVSYIAAAIAEGLAERAVEKTDEVEEEEADNKIRKFELEGGDDRGERGRRPGGPGGRSAGPGGQRGPGGPGGNRGGGNRGGGPGRSGGGNRPGGNRPGGNRPGGGGGFRPSGAGKPGPAR; encoded by the coding sequence ATGGAAAATAATACTTCATTACAGCAGCAGTTACTGGAAGCCGGTGTACACTTCGGTCACCTGAAGAAAAAGTGGAATCCTAAGATGCTGCCTTATATTTTCGCAGAAAAGAAAGGTATTCACATCATAGACCTGAACAAAACCGTTGAAGGCCTGCAGGAAACAGCCGCTGCGCTGAAATCCATCGCCAAGAGCGGTAAAAAGATCATGTTCGTGGCTACCAAAAAGCAGGCGAAAGAGATTGTAGCCGATGCTGCAAAACGCGTTAACATGCCTTACGTAACCGAAAGGTGGTTAGGTGGCATGCTCACCAACTTTGCTACCATCCGTAAAAGCGTGAAAAAAATGCAGAGCATTGAAAAAATGCTGGCGGACGGTACTTTCGACAACATCACCAAAAAAGAGCGCCTCACGCTCTCCCGCGATAAGGACAAAATGGAAAAAGTGCTGGGTGGTATCTCCCAACTGGCACGTGTTCCGGCAGCCCTGTTCATCGTAGACATCAGCCACGAGCACATCGCGCTGGCTGAAGCAAAACGCCTCGGCGTTTCTACCTTTGGTATGGTGGACACCAACTCCGACCCTACCAAAGTTGACTTCGCTATTCCCGCGAATGACGACGCTACCAAATCCATCGCCATCATCGTTAGCTACATCGCTGCAGCTATCGCAGAAGGCCTGGCAGAAAGAGCTGTAGAGAAAACTGACGAAGTGGAAGAAGAAGAAGCCGACAACAAAATCCGCAAATTCGAGCTGGAAGGCGGTGATGACCGTGGCGAAAGAGGCCGCAGACCGGGTGGTCCCGGCGGCAGAAGCGCAGGCCCTGGCGGTCAGCGTGGCCCAGGTGGTCCCGGTGGCAACCGTGGTGGTGGTAACCGTGGCGGTGGCCCGGGCCGAAGCGGCGGTGGTAACCGTCCCGGCGGCAATCGCCCGGGTGGCAACCGTCCCGGCGGTGGTGGCGGATTCCGGCCCTCCGGTGCAGGTAAACCTGGTCCTGCCAGATAA
- a CDS encoding ATP-binding protein has product MTKYSPPRHVWTICSMLCVCMLCCALRAGAQKTVIHSLQSSLPLYGHDSLQYANILNRISALYLVQHLDSSRHYAETARLLCERLKYPKGLADAYMNLGACFTFMNNNNLAYRFYLESLQRYRNLGDSAGISQSLANIGTYYHYQGQTQLSAPYLQEAISIGSRLLRDSLWVPVLTHYYVVFAEDSLRQDSARWALHKAHDIATRYHDGRMTTYTGLFLAHERMLNGQVQQAMNEINELVKNALPAGLTYLAVYGNAQLDIYASYAKLKDSLLYRERMLDAAVAGGYKRLVMAPVTSLYRYYKKIDQARAFHFADVMCEIGEQQSVMRTKGELDYMESFLQERELRALHLNNALQRQSRAAGQLEITNRQLIIFFFSVIVLLVVGLLLAFLRVQRVAVQRKKLYKETTQLLLQKNRELQHHDDFKNKLISILAHDFRLPLSQIISTTELFRRKDIPPEHFREMAFSIATTATETLQLFETVLRWVKSQLSGFEYQPNPHGVRHLLDEALEPLATEIMEKGILLEVEVEEGLMILADREMLQFVNRNLLHNAVKYTRRGHHIYVLARLHENRVRVTVTNEGAGIHAVDMPYIFNYRLPGKMARETGRGAGLALIICKDFIEKMNGTITVKSDGEQYATFEYELDAAV; this is encoded by the coding sequence ATGACAAAGTATTCCCCTCCCCGCCACGTTTGGACTATTTGTTCCATGCTCTGCGTGTGCATGCTGTGTTGTGCCCTCCGCGCCGGCGCACAGAAAACAGTCATCCACTCGCTGCAATCGTCGCTCCCCCTGTATGGGCACGACAGCCTGCAGTATGCCAATATTCTCAACCGCATCAGCGCCCTGTACCTGGTACAGCACCTCGACAGCAGCCGGCACTACGCCGAAACCGCCCGCCTGCTTTGTGAGCGCCTCAAATACCCCAAGGGGCTGGCCGATGCCTACATGAACCTGGGGGCATGTTTCACTTTCATGAATAATAATAACCTCGCCTACCGCTTCTACCTTGAAAGTCTACAGCGCTACCGCAACCTGGGCGATTCAGCCGGCATCAGCCAGTCCCTCGCCAACATCGGCACCTATTATCATTATCAGGGGCAAACCCAGTTGTCGGCCCCCTACCTGCAGGAGGCCATTTCCATCGGCAGCAGGTTGCTCCGCGATTCGTTGTGGGTGCCTGTATTGACCCATTATTATGTGGTATTTGCGGAAGATAGCCTGCGTCAGGATTCCGCCCGCTGGGCGCTGCACAAGGCGCACGACATTGCCACCCGGTATCACGACGGGAGGATGACAACCTATACCGGACTTTTCCTGGCACATGAAAGAATGTTGAACGGCCAGGTGCAGCAGGCGATGAACGAAATCAATGAGCTCGTGAAAAACGCGCTCCCGGCAGGGCTGACTTATCTGGCCGTATACGGGAATGCCCAGCTCGACATCTATGCCTCCTACGCAAAACTAAAAGACTCGTTGCTATACCGCGAAAGGATGCTGGATGCTGCGGTTGCCGGCGGGTATAAGAGATTGGTGATGGCGCCTGTGACATCGTTGTACCGGTATTATAAAAAAATCGATCAGGCGCGGGCTTTCCACTTTGCGGACGTGATGTGCGAGATAGGGGAACAGCAAAGTGTCATGCGCACCAAAGGAGAGCTGGATTATATGGAGTCTTTTTTGCAGGAAAGGGAGCTGCGGGCGCTTCACCTGAACAATGCGCTGCAGCGGCAATCCCGTGCCGCCGGCCAGCTGGAGATTACCAACCGCCAGCTGATCATCTTCTTTTTCAGTGTGATTGTACTGCTTGTAGTGGGGCTGCTGCTGGCCTTTTTACGGGTACAGCGGGTTGCAGTGCAAAGGAAAAAACTGTATAAGGAAACCACCCAATTACTGCTACAAAAAAACAGGGAATTACAGCATCACGACGATTTCAAGAATAAGCTGATCAGTATCCTGGCACATGATTTCCGGCTGCCGCTAAGCCAGATAATCAGCACCACGGAACTATTCCGGCGAAAGGATATTCCCCCCGAACATTTCCGGGAAATGGCCTTCAGTATTGCCACCACGGCTACGGAAACGCTGCAGCTCTTTGAGACGGTGCTGCGCTGGGTGAAGTCACAGTTATCCGGGTTCGAATATCAGCCAAATCCTCACGGGGTGCGGCATTTGCTCGACGAGGCGTTGGAGCCGCTGGCGACCGAAATAATGGAAAAGGGCATTTTGCTCGAGGTCGAGGTGGAAGAGGGGCTGATGATACTGGCAGACAGGGAGATGCTCCAGTTTGTCAACCGCAACCTGCTGCACAATGCGGTTAAATACACGCGGAGAGGGCATCATATTTATGTACTGGCCCGACTGCACGAAAATCGTGTGCGTGTGACGGTTACCAATGAAGGAGCCGGTATCCATGCGGTGGATATGCCGTATATTTTCAACTACCGCCTACCCGGTAAAATGGCGCGGGAAACGGGGAGAGGGGCAGGTCTGGCGCTGATTATCTGCAAGGATTTTATTGAGAAAATGAACGGCACGATTACCGTAAAAAGTGATGGGGAGCAATATGCGACGTTTGAATATGAACTGGATGCGGCGGTGTAA
- the radA gene encoding DNA repair protein RadA, with the protein MSKIKTAFFCQNCGYESAKWTGKCPSCNQWNTFVEEKVQKELPLHRQEWKSTKIDQPRAPKVVHLDAVEAIEEKRWLTPDAELNRVLGGGIVAGSLVLVGGEPGIGKSTLFLQNALMLKNIKTLYISGEESEQQIKMRADRLKIHNDQFYLLTETSTQAIFQEIKKLEPQLVIVDSIQTLQSPLIESAPGSVSQIRETAGEMMRFAKESNTPVFLIGHITKDGSIAGPKVLEHMVDTVLQFEGDQHYAYRILRTIKNRFGSTAELGIYEMTGNGLRQVNNPSEILISQRDDMLSGVAIAATIEGLRPMLVEVQALVTQSVYGTPQRTATGFDLRRLQLLLAVLEKRGGFHFGMKDVFLNIAGGIKVEDPSIDLAVLCALLSSFEDIGISHKCCFAGEVGLSGEIRAVNRIEQRIAEAEKLGFEKIFISKYHKKGLDFSKFNIEVVSLGRVDEVYQRLF; encoded by the coding sequence ATGAGTAAAATCAAAACAGCTTTTTTTTGCCAGAACTGTGGATATGAATCGGCAAAATGGACGGGTAAATGTCCTTCCTGTAATCAATGGAACACCTTTGTAGAGGAAAAAGTTCAGAAAGAGTTGCCCCTGCACCGCCAGGAATGGAAAAGCACAAAAATTGATCAGCCGCGCGCACCGAAAGTAGTGCACCTGGATGCAGTGGAAGCGATAGAAGAAAAACGCTGGTTAACGCCTGATGCGGAATTGAACAGAGTGCTGGGAGGCGGCATAGTGGCGGGTTCCCTCGTGCTCGTGGGCGGAGAGCCGGGCATCGGCAAGTCAACGCTTTTTCTGCAGAACGCCCTTATGTTGAAGAACATTAAAACATTGTATATCAGCGGGGAGGAAAGTGAGCAGCAGATAAAAATGCGGGCGGACCGGCTGAAGATTCATAACGACCAGTTTTACCTGCTGACAGAAACTTCCACGCAGGCCATCTTCCAGGAAATCAAAAAACTCGAGCCGCAACTGGTCATCGTTGATTCCATACAAACATTGCAATCTCCCCTGATTGAATCCGCACCGGGGAGCGTATCGCAAATCAGGGAAACAGCAGGAGAAATGATGCGTTTCGCGAAAGAAAGCAACACGCCTGTTTTTCTGATCGGGCACATCACAAAAGATGGCTCCATTGCAGGGCCTAAGGTGCTGGAACATATGGTGGATACGGTTTTACAGTTTGAAGGAGACCAGCATTACGCCTACCGTATCCTGCGGACGATCAAGAACCGCTTCGGTTCTACTGCCGAGCTGGGTATTTATGAAATGACAGGAAACGGCCTGCGGCAGGTCAACAATCCATCGGAGATTCTTATTTCACAGCGGGACGATATGCTGAGCGGGGTTGCCATCGCCGCCACCATCGAGGGCCTGCGCCCGATGCTCGTGGAAGTGCAGGCACTGGTCACCCAGTCCGTTTACGGTACGCCACAACGTACCGCCACCGGTTTCGATCTCAGAAGGCTGCAGTTGTTGCTGGCTGTACTGGAAAAACGCGGTGGATTTCATTTCGGTATGAAAGATGTATTCCTCAACATTGCAGGCGGCATCAAGGTCGAAGATCCGTCCATCGACCTGGCTGTGCTGTGCGCACTGTTATCTTCGTTTGAAGACATCGGGATTTCACACAAATGCTGCTTTGCGGGCGAAGTGGGCCTGAGCGGCGAGATTCGCGCGGTAAACCGGATCGAACAGAGAATTGCGGAAGCGGAGAAGCTGGGATTCGAAAAAATATTTATCTCCAAATATCATAAGAAGGGGCTCGATTTCAGTAAATTTAATATCGAAGTGGTGTCGCTGGGGAGAGTGGACGAAGTTTACCAGCGGTTGTTTTAA
- a CDS encoding zinc metallopeptidase: protein MTPGIMIVSLIFVGISMLVSLRLKSKFKEYSQVPLSSGLTGKEVAEKMLKDNGIYDVKVLSADGFLSDHYNPADKTVNLSPDVYSGASVAAAAVAAHECGHAVQHATRYTWLNFRSKMVPAVKISSSLVQIVLIAGILLVNIFPNLLLAGIILFGVTTLFAIVTLPVEFDASKRALAWLDSTGMTYKAEHDKAKDALWWAAMTYVVAAVSSVVILLQYLMIYLGARDRN from the coding sequence ATGACTCCAGGAATTATGATTGTATCCCTCATTTTTGTGGGTATCAGTATGCTGGTCAGCCTCCGGTTGAAGAGTAAGTTTAAGGAATACAGCCAGGTGCCTTTGTCTTCCGGCCTTACAGGCAAGGAAGTAGCGGAAAAGATGCTTAAAGATAATGGTATATATGATGTAAAAGTATTATCTGCTGACGGTTTCCTGAGCGACCACTATAACCCGGCCGACAAAACGGTGAACCTGAGCCCGGACGTATATAGCGGGGCCAGCGTGGCCGCCGCGGCCGTGGCGGCACACGAGTGCGGGCACGCGGTGCAGCATGCCACCCGTTATACCTGGCTGAACTTCCGGTCCAAAATGGTGCCGGCGGTGAAAATCAGCTCTTCGCTGGTGCAGATCGTGCTGATCGCGGGTATTTTACTGGTAAATATATTCCCGAACCTGCTGCTGGCAGGTATCATACTGTTCGGGGTGACCACCTTGTTTGCCATTGTGACGCTCCCCGTGGAGTTTGACGCCTCCAAACGGGCGCTGGCGTGGCTCGACAGTACGGGTATGACATACAAGGCTGAGCACGACAAGGCGAAGGATGCCCTCTGGTGGGCAGCAATGACCTATGTGGTGGCGGCAGTCTCCTCCGTAGTTATATTATTACAATATTTAATGATATACCTGGGTGCCCGCGATCGCAATTAG
- the rpsI gene encoding 30S ribosomal protein S9 yields the protein MEKQKNTIGRRKEAVARVYVSKGTGTILVNDKDYKTYFALIYLQNQVEAPFKTIDALDKFDVKVNAQGGGIKGQAEAVKLGIARALCEINPEFRPALKAAGLLKRDPRSVERKKPGKAKARRSFQFSKR from the coding sequence ATGGAAAAACAAAAAAATACTATCGGTCGTCGTAAGGAAGCAGTTGCCCGCGTATATGTGAGCAAAGGTACCGGCACCATTCTGGTGAACGACAAGGATTATAAAACATATTTCGCGCTGATCTACCTGCAGAACCAGGTTGAAGCGCCTTTCAAAACCATTGACGCGCTGGATAAATTCGATGTAAAAGTGAATGCACAGGGTGGTGGCATCAAAGGCCAGGCAGAAGCGGTAAAACTGGGCATTGCTCGCGCACTGTGCGAAATCAACCCTGAATTCCGTCCTGCGCTGAAAGCAGCCGGCCTGCTGAAACGTGACCCCAGGTCTGTTGAACGTAAGAAACCAGGTAAAGCTAAAGCAAGAAGAAGCTTCCAGTTCTCTAAACGTTAA
- the pyrH gene encoding UMP kinase has translation MLPKYKRILLKLSGESLMGDSNYGIDPKVITQYAQDIKAVTDLGVQVAIVIGGGNIYRGMNEAETGIERAQGDYMGMLATVINGMAMQSGLERAGMYTRLQSAIKMEQIAEPYIRRRAIRHLEKGRVVIFGAGTGNPYFTTDTAASLRAIEIQADVILKGTRVDGIYTADPEKDPAATRYETITFSEVYQKSLNVMDMTAFTLCQENKLPIIVFDMNKIGNLLHVIMGRNVGTLVKG, from the coding sequence ATGTTGCCAAAGTACAAAAGAATTCTGCTCAAGCTGAGTGGTGAGTCTCTGATGGGAGATAGTAATTATGGGATTGATCCGAAAGTGATCACCCAGTATGCGCAGGATATTAAAGCCGTAACCGACCTGGGAGTTCAGGTAGCCATTGTAATTGGCGGAGGTAATATTTACCGAGGGATGAATGAGGCGGAAACCGGTATTGAACGGGCACAGGGAGATTATATGGGCATGCTGGCCACCGTTATTAACGGTATGGCGATGCAAAGCGGCCTGGAACGGGCCGGCATGTATACCCGGCTGCAGTCCGCCATCAAAATGGAACAGATTGCGGAGCCTTATATCCGCCGCAGGGCCATCCGCCATCTTGAAAAAGGCCGCGTGGTGATTTTCGGGGCCGGTACCGGTAACCCTTATTTTACGACGGATACTGCCGCCTCGTTGCGTGCGATAGAAATACAGGCGGACGTGATTCTGAAAGGCACCCGTGTAGACGGCATCTACACCGCCGACCCGGAAAAAGATCCGGCAGCTACACGCTACGAGACCATTACATTTTCCGAGGTTTACCAGAAATCACTGAATGTGATGGACATGACCGCCTTTACGCTTTGCCAGGAAAACAAACTGCCGATTATCGTTTTTGACATGAACAAGATTGGCAACCTCCTGCACGTGATCATGGGCAGAAATGTGGGTACGCTGGTGAAAGGATAA
- a CDS encoding ComF family protein: MLHPLLHLLYPRTCECCGLDLSRREEVLCLRCAVKLPVTNFHSLPHNPVEKIFWGRVQLRHATAGYYFGRHAHLQRLIHQFKYHGRKDIALYMGRQLGLQLQQSSWWQQLSLIVPVPLNRLKQRHRGYNQAALLAAGIAGVLGCPMQPDVLARAEAVTTQTHQSRPDRWNNVATAFALGKPAAVRDRHILLVDDVLTTGATLEACARALLVEDKVSVSICSLAYASR; the protein is encoded by the coding sequence ATGTTGCATCCATTGTTGCACCTCCTGTACCCGCGTACATGCGAATGCTGCGGCCTTGACCTTTCCCGCCGCGAAGAAGTGCTCTGCCTCCGCTGCGCCGTTAAGTTGCCGGTGACCAATTTTCACAGCCTGCCGCACAATCCCGTTGAGAAGATATTCTGGGGCCGCGTACAGCTGCGGCATGCCACAGCCGGTTATTACTTCGGCCGCCATGCGCATTTACAGCGGCTGATCCACCAGTTTAAATATCACGGGCGGAAAGACATTGCACTGTATATGGGCCGGCAACTGGGTCTTCAACTGCAACAGAGCAGCTGGTGGCAACAGCTGAGTCTCATTGTACCGGTACCGCTCAACCGGTTAAAGCAACGCCATCGCGGTTATAACCAGGCAGCACTCCTCGCCGCCGGCATCGCAGGGGTGCTTGGTTGTCCCATGCAGCCGGACGTGTTGGCACGCGCAGAGGCCGTGACCACTCAAACCCATCAATCCCGGCCCGACCGCTGGAACAACGTTGCTACCGCATTTGCATTGGGAAAACCCGCCGCAGTACGCGACCGGCACATTTTACTCGTAGATGATGTACTGACCACTGGGGCCACACTCGAGGCCTGCGCCCGCGCCCTGTTGGTAGAAGATAAAGTCAGTGTAAGTATCTGCAGCCTGGCTTACGCCAGTAGATAA
- the rplM gene encoding 50S ribosomal protein L13 has translation MNTLSFKTKSANDAYVKRDWYIVDATNMTVGRMSARIAAILRGKNKPYYTPHTDCGDNIIVINADKVVFTGNKLNDKEYLTYSGYPGGQKGETAKDLLKRRPEVVIERAVKGMLPKNRLGRAMYKKLFVYAGAEHPHAAQKPQSLTF, from the coding sequence ATGAATACTTTAAGTTTCAAAACAAAATCTGCTAACGACGCTTACGTAAAGCGCGACTGGTACATTGTGGATGCAACCAACATGACCGTGGGCAGAATGAGCGCCAGGATTGCAGCAATACTGAGAGGTAAGAACAAACCTTACTACACCCCTCATACTGACTGTGGCGACAACATCATTGTGATCAACGCCGACAAGGTTGTTTTCACTGGTAACAAACTGAATGACAAAGAATACCTGACTTACTCCGGTTACCCCGGTGGTCAGAAAGGTGAAACCGCCAAAGACCTGCTGAAACGCCGTCCTGAAGTGGTGATCGAAAGAGCTGTAAAAGGCATGCTTCCTAAAAACCGCCTGGGCCGTGCGATGTACAAAAAACTTTTTGTTTACGCTGGTGCGGAACATCCGCATGCTGCTCAGAAACCGCAGTCTTTAACTTTCTAA
- a CDS encoding exodeoxyribonuclease III: MRIVTYNVNGLRSAMTKGFTDWLSTDPADVICLQEVKAHRENVDFQQFEKLGYRDFWYPAQKKGYSGVAILTKINPDHVQYGNGYMQSDAEGRVIRADFGDVTLINAYFPSGTTGDERQTYKYQWLDEFYGYLQLLRETRPNLIVVGDYNIAHQPIDIHNPVSNKDSSGFLPEERAWMTKFFESGFVDTFRHFHPEPHQYSWWSFRANARNNNKGWRIDYINVTAPLQNRLADARIWQDVKHSDHCPVYLQLKPI, from the coding sequence ATGAGAATCGTCACCTATAATGTAAATGGCCTCCGATCGGCCATGACGAAAGGATTCACAGACTGGCTCAGTACCGACCCTGCAGACGTGATCTGCCTCCAGGAAGTAAAAGCACACAGGGAAAACGTGGATTTCCAGCAATTCGAAAAACTCGGCTACCGGGATTTCTGGTACCCCGCCCAGAAGAAAGGGTACAGCGGCGTGGCCATCCTCACCAAAATAAATCCGGACCATGTGCAATATGGAAACGGCTACATGCAAAGCGATGCCGAAGGAAGGGTCATAAGAGCCGATTTTGGCGATGTTACGCTCATCAACGCCTATTTCCCCTCCGGCACCACGGGAGACGAACGGCAGACCTATAAATACCAGTGGCTCGATGAGTTCTATGGTTACCTGCAACTACTCCGGGAAACAAGGCCCAACCTCATCGTGGTAGGCGACTACAATATCGCGCACCAGCCGATCGATATTCACAACCCGGTGAGCAATAAAGACTCCTCGGGATTCCTGCCGGAAGAAAGGGCCTGGATGACGAAGTTTTTTGAAAGCGGTTTCGTGGACACCTTCCGCCACTTTCACCCCGAACCGCACCAGTATTCCTGGTGGAGCTTCCGCGCCAACGCCCGCAACAATAACAAAGGCTGGCGCATCGACTACATTAATGTAACCGCTCCGTTGCAAAACCGCCTCGCGGACGCCCGCATCTGGCAGGACGTAAAACATTCAGACCATTGCCCTGTGTACCTTCAACTGAAACCGATATGA
- the tsf gene encoding translation elongation factor Ts yields the protein MATITAADVNKLRQQTGAGMMDCRKALVETDGDFEKAVDYLRKKGQKVAALRSDRETKEGVVIAKTNAEGTAGVVILLSCETDFVAKNEDFVKFAQSIADLALANSVKTVEELNAAALDGATVADKVNDQVAKIGEKITLSKFERVEAAAVTAYIHGNYRMGVLVGFSKAVGEDTGKDVAMQIAAMNPIAVDAAGVPAELVAREKEIAIEQIKAEGKPAEMAEKIAAGKIAKFYKESTLLQQAFVKDGNKSVADHLKSVDGDLKVTTFKRIALG from the coding sequence ATGGCAACAATTACAGCAGCTGATGTAAACAAACTGCGTCAGCAAACCGGAGCCGGTATGATGGATTGCAGAAAGGCACTGGTAGAAACTGACGGTGACTTTGAAAAAGCAGTGGACTACCTGCGCAAGAAAGGCCAGAAAGTGGCTGCTCTTCGCTCTGACCGCGAAACCAAAGAAGGCGTTGTAATCGCTAAAACGAATGCTGAAGGTACTGCCGGTGTAGTGATATTACTGAGTTGCGAAACCGACTTCGTGGCAAAAAATGAGGACTTTGTGAAGTTTGCCCAGTCTATCGCCGACCTCGCACTGGCCAATAGCGTTAAAACTGTTGAAGAACTGAATGCAGCAGCCCTTGACGGCGCTACTGTTGCCGACAAAGTAAACGACCAGGTAGCCAAAATCGGTGAAAAAATCACCCTGAGCAAATTTGAAAGAGTGGAAGCTGCCGCTGTAACCGCCTACATCCACGGGAACTACCGTATGGGCGTACTGGTTGGCTTCAGCAAAGCTGTAGGTGAAGACACCGGCAAAGACGTAGCTATGCAGATCGCCGCGATGAACCCGATCGCTGTAGATGCAGCCGGTGTTCCCGCTGAACTGGTGGCCCGCGAAAAAGAAATTGCTATCGAGCAGATTAAAGCCGAAGGCAAACCTGCTGAAATGGCCGAGAAAATCGCTGCCGGCAAAATCGCTAAATTCTATAAAGAAAGCACGCTGCTGCAACAGGCATTCGTGAAAGACGGTAACAAGTCTGTAGCAGATCACCTGAAATCTGTAGACGGCGACCTGAAAGTAACCACTTTCAAACGCATTGCATTAGGATAA
- a CDS encoding homocysteine S-methyltransferase family protein has protein sequence MKSLAQCARERILIIDGAMGTMIQRYKLQESDYRGERFKDYHTDVKGNSDLLSITQPDIIEAIHREYLEAGADIIETNTFSSTVIAQADYDMQHLAFEMNTAAVTIAKKAAADYSRRNPDKPRFVAGAIGPLNKTLSISPDVNNPGFRSVTFDEVVDAYYDQVKALSEAGADILLIETIFDTLNCKGAIFAIKKYFRDTGKPELPIMISGTITDASGRTLSGQTLEAFYISVMHARPFSIGLNCALGGSQMRPYVEELSQIANCYVSCYPNAGLPNTFGEYDEQPHETAHIIEDFAREGFVNIVGGCCGTTPDHIRHIADHVKSITPRPLPVVETTLA, from the coding sequence ATGAAATCATTAGCACAATGCGCCCGCGAGCGCATTTTAATAATTGACGGTGCTATGGGCACCATGATCCAACGCTATAAACTCCAGGAATCCGATTACAGAGGGGAACGTTTTAAAGACTATCACACGGATGTGAAAGGCAATAGCGATTTGCTGTCTATCACCCAGCCTGATATCATTGAAGCGATTCACCGGGAATATCTTGAGGCCGGCGCGGATATCATAGAAACCAACACCTTCAGCAGCACCGTGATCGCCCAGGCGGACTATGACATGCAGCACCTTGCATTTGAGATGAACACGGCTGCCGTTACCATCGCAAAAAAAGCTGCCGCAGACTATAGCCGCCGCAACCCGGACAAGCCGCGTTTTGTAGCCGGTGCCATCGGCCCGTTGAACAAAACCCTGTCTATTTCACCGGATGTGAATAACCCCGGTTTCCGTTCCGTGACGTTCGACGAAGTGGTGGATGCTTATTACGATCAGGTAAAGGCTTTATCAGAAGCGGGCGCGGACATTCTCCTGATCGAGACAATTTTTGACACCCTCAATTGCAAAGGCGCGATTTTCGCCATCAAAAAATACTTCCGCGATACCGGCAAACCTGAATTGCCGATCATGATATCCGGCACGATCACGGATGCTTCAGGCAGAACCCTGAGCGGCCAGACGCTGGAGGCCTTCTATATTTCGGTGATGCACGCAAGGCCCTTCTCGATAGGACTTAACTGCGCACTGGGCGGCAGCCAGATGAGGCCGTACGTGGAAGAGCTGTCGCAGATCGCCAACTGTTATGTGAGCTGCTACCCGAATGCGGGCCTTCCCAACACCTTCGGAGAGTATGATGAGCAACCCCACGAAACAGCGCACATTATTGAAGATTTTGCCCGCGAGGGTTTTGTAAACATTGTAGGCGGATGCTGTGGTACCACACCGGACCATATCCGCCACATTGCCGATCATGTGAAATCCATCACCCCCCGTCCCTTGCCGGTGGTGGAAACTACACTGGCATAA